A single region of the Candidatus Neomarinimicrobiota bacterium genome encodes:
- a CDS encoding helix-turn-helix transcriptional regulator, with protein MGKLAITNNVRRLRFDADEMTQADLAAKADVTRQTIIAIEGGKYSPSLELAFKIANAFGVPLESVFQFQDGE; from the coding sequence ATGGGAAAGCTTGCAATCACAAATAATGTTCGTCGTCTGCGCTTTGATGCAGATGAAATGACTCAGGCAGATCTTGCCGCGAAAGCAGATGTTACCCGTCAAACCATCATTGCGATTGAGGGGGGCAAATATTCACCTTCCCTGGAATTGGCTTTCAAAATTGCCAATGCGTTTGGCGTTCCTTTGGAATCCGTGTTCCAATTTCAGGATGGTGAATGA
- a CDS encoding methyltransferase domain-containing protein has product MMNYRKNNSQYWEDKYLADSLGWDLGGPTPIFRQMASKLNPGKVCIVGCGHGHDAIVFAQKGFEVTAVDFAPSAIVALKTLAESSQVKINAVEANIFSLTHKYANTFDYIIEQTCFCAIDPSRRVEYEAVVKSILKPGGQLVGLWFPLDKTLEEGGPPYATRIDEVKSIFDLGWGIVKEEFPDLSIGPRKGREKLIIFKKC; this is encoded by the coding sequence ATGATGAATTATCGTAAAAACAATTCCCAGTATTGGGAGGATAAATATTTGGCAGATAGCTTAGGCTGGGATTTAGGTGGGCCCACCCCAATATTTCGACAAATGGCATCAAAGTTAAACCCAGGGAAAGTTTGTATCGTAGGATGTGGCCATGGGCATGATGCAATCGTTTTTGCACAAAAAGGATTTGAAGTGACAGCTGTAGATTTTGCCCCATCGGCTATCGTCGCACTAAAAACATTAGCGGAATCGTCCCAAGTTAAAATCAATGCTGTCGAAGCTAATATTTTTTCTTTAACACACAAATACGCAAATACTTTTGATTATATTATTGAGCAAACATGTTTTTGTGCTATTGATCCAAGCCGAAGAGTAGAATATGAAGCTGTAGTTAAATCAATATTAAAACCGGGTGGACAATTAGTTGGACTCTGGTTTCCTTTAGATAAAACATTGGAAGAAGGTGGTCCACCCTATGCGACAAGGATTGATGAAGTTAAATCTATTTTTGATTTAGGATGGGGAATTGTAAAGGAAGAATTTCCGGATTTATCAATTGGCCCTCGAAAAGGTCGCGAAAAACTGATTATATTTAAAAAGTGTTAA